The Hevea brasiliensis isolate MT/VB/25A 57/8 chromosome 1, ASM3005281v1, whole genome shotgun sequence DNA segment ATACTCACAGATTTCATGCAAATATGCCAATCCTTTTGCAGAACCTATGGCAATTTTTATTCTGGCTAGCCAATTGATGACCACTCTGTTGTCCTGTTCTGCAATTATAGAAACTTTGTACATGATTTTCATTTTCCATTTGGATACATAAAAAGGGAAGAAGGtgtgggattttttttttaattttttttttatgaactaGGCATGGAGAATGTTTTGACCTTCCTCCATATGATTATCTATCAATTTATGTCATACATTTTTTGTTGCAGACTAGGCGAAGGTAAGGACTCACCATGTAAATGATCTCGCAAGGAATTGTTGGGAATAAACTCATAAATAAGCAATCTATTGGCTTTCTCACTGCAGTATCCGATCAGATTCACGAGATTTCGGTGATGGATGCAGTTAAGCGTCCCAATCTCTGCCATAAATTCATTTTCCCCTTGTCTAGACATATGTTTAAGCTTCTTAATTGCAACAACCATACCATTTGGAAGCGTTCCCTTAAAAACCTGACCAAAACCACCCTCGCCAAGGAGATTGAAATTGGAAAAGCCACCAGTTGTTTTTGCTAATTCTTGATAAGTAAATACTCTTAATGTAGTAATTTGTATCCTCTCAACGCTAAGTACAGATTCTAGATTAGTAGTAGGCCTTCCTGTAATTGAAGGAGAAGTGATACATAAAATACAATTTACAGAAAATTCAGTAACCAAACATAATTCATGtacaaagaaaataaataaaaatggcaTTGCATAGTTGTGATAAGAAAAAGAATATACCTTGAAGAGTTTCGATGTCTTTCCAATTCATTATCTTCACATGAGGTATAGTTCCTTCAAGAACTCTAATTATCTACACGACATAACAATCTtaaaacattatatatatatatatatatatatatatacatatacatatcatTTTATACGTTTGAATCCATTAATGAGAATGTTGCAGTTCTTTTTAGTTCCTCTTTTATCCTGCAAATATTTATtttcactttattttatttttgaagaaacatgatttttttttaatttaattagtttaacATCTTCTCTAACTCAAAAACCTTTTTCATCAATACAACTCTATAGTTTTCTCTCATAATCTCGTTACAGTCcatcattaaaaaaaaagaaaaaaaattaaacaacacTACTCATGCAGCCATATGATTGCTTAATCATAAtgtaaatgaaaaaataaatcttAATCGACGTCCAAATCaacttataaataaattaattgtaaaatcatagttttttggtattttttttaatttgtaagaTTGATTTTAGAAATGTAAATCGCAAAAACAAAATCACTATGCtcataaacaaaaaataaaataaatacttgCGGAGATTTAATCTACTTTTAAGATATAGGAACTCAAATTTTTTGGCATAGAACAATATGAAAAAGTAATTTATCGAATATAACTTaacaaaataaactaaaatatgaGTTTAGTTTTAACattaacattatatatatatatatatatatatatatatatatatatatatatatatatatatatacactaaatttttatcaaaatatgaatttataaatttaaaaataattttaataatattaattaaaaattcattattattattattattattattattattattattacactaaggaattaatcacaaataaaattagAGCTAAAAGGTAAAATAATGTCGTAAATACATATTCACCTGTTTCATTATTGGTCGAGAGCGAGAAGGTTTATATACTGAAGCTGCAGCGCAACAAATCATTCTTATCATTTCCTCCTCATTGTACTCTTGTAATCTAGAATCAACAAGATCAGTATATTCATTATTTTCCAATGCTTGTCCAATCCGATCCTTAGCCTGAATGTTGATAAAGTGAAgtatttgttaatattttttttttcaaaataaaactttaatttttcaccATAATTACAATTATTTCTTTTCCTGCATATGCTAGTTTAATGGTATAGGCTATGTATGATTTAAGAGATCTAAACCCATAAATTacgtataatatataaaaatataaataaaggaaatatattaaattaataataaaataatatcagGGTCggcacttggaatgttggatcacttacaggaaaattaatggagcttgtagataccttagaaaggagaacggtaaatattgcttgcattcaggagactaaatgggtaggagagaaaagtgatGAAGTGGGTAATTCAAGATACAAACTgtagtttaccggaaaggagagaaacaaaaacggagtgggcataatcatagacaggatattgaaagatgcagtaatagctgtgaaaagagtaggagatagaattatactagtaaagctagtactagaaggagaaacaataaatatagttattgcttatgccccacaaataggactagacagtgaaagTAACAAAAGTTTTGgcaagatatggatgatttaatgcaaagtataccgaatgaagagaatgttttcattagtggagatttgaatggacatgtagaaagtgatagacaaggttataagaatgttcatggaggttttggttttggcagtcaaaATAAGGAagaaaaaagcatcctggattttgctatgacatatgacctaatactagcaaatacctactttataaaaagagagtcacatttagtgactttcaaaagtgagcaacatagaagccaaatcgacttcctcttaaccaggaagacaaatagagctctacgcaaggattgcaaggtcattccaggagaggctttaacaagtcaacatcggttggtggtcttggattttaagtttaggaacaattcaagtaaggtcagaagaaatagtgtagctcgaacaaagtggtaggAGTTCAAACGAGTaatgcaagtgaagttcaaaaatgagtttctcgagtccgaagtatggaagctgggtaTGGAGGTCAGTGATATGtgaatacagatggcatcaaaaattagagaagtagctagaaaagtacttgaagAGTCTAAAGAACATGGACCATGagtttctcgagtccgaagtatggaagctgggtaTGGAGGTCAGTGATATGtgaatacagatggcatcaaaaattagagaagtagctagaaaagtacttgaagAGTCTAAAGAACATGGACCATGagtttctcgagtccgaagtatggaagctgggtaTGGAGGTCAGTGATATGtgaatacagatggcatcaaaaattagagaagtagctagaaaagtacttgaagagtctaaagaacatggaccaccctcaaaagagagatggtggtgaaatgaggaagtacaaaagacagtgaagagaaaaagggaatggtataagaaattacctaaatgtaataataatgaggcatatgaacagtacaagatagcaaagaaagaggcaaaaaaagcagttagtcaagcaagagcacaggcctttgaaaagttatatgagaaacttgaaactaaaaaatgggagaaagatatttatagattagcaaggaggagagaaaggaaatgtcaagatcttaatcaagttatatgcattaaggataaaaaaggaaaagtgttggtgaaagatgagaacattaaataaagatggaga contains these protein-coding regions:
- the LOC131169254 gene encoding proline-rich receptor-like protein kinase PERK3 isoform X2 — its product is MTLNQSYADPEYGDIQRVSEKSDVYSFGVVLLELITGRKPLDNRGDTIINWAKDRIGQALENNEYTDLVDSRLQEYNEEEMIRMICCAAASVYKPSRSRPIMKQIIRVLEGTIPHVKIMNWKDIETLQGRPTTNLESVLSVERIQITTLRVFTYQELAKTTGGFSNFNLLGEGGFGQVFKGTLPNGMVVAIKKLKHMSRQGENEFMAEIGTLNCIHHRNLVNLIGYCSEKANRLLIYEFIPNNSLRDHLHEQDNRVVINWLARIKIAIGSAKGLAYLHEICNPKIIHRNITASNILLDQNFEPKISDFGLAKQFSNSVTHMSTVVKGTFGYLCPEYFRTQQISDKTDVYSFGVVLLELITGKKPISREGNFQALTSWVAVQLKEALDTDNYSNIVDVKLKNNYSKIEMIRMIYCAAACIYKPAKYRPKMSQIVEVLQGNLASESIWLSSDNTFLKDEC
- the LOC131169254 gene encoding proline-rich receptor-like protein kinase PERK3 isoform X1, yielding MTLNQSYADPEYGDIQRVSEKSDVYSFGVVLLELITGRKPLDNRGDTIINWAKDRIGQALENNEYTDLVDSRLQEYNEEEMIRMICCAAASVYKPSRSRPIMKQIIRVLEGTIPHVKIMNWKDIETLQGRPTTNLESVLSVERIQITTLRVFTYQELAKTTGGFSNFNLLGEGGFGQVFKGTLPNGMVVAIKKLKHMSRQGENEFMAEIGTLNCIHHRNLVNLIGYCSEKANRLLIYEFIPNNSLRDHLHVSIIAEQDNRVVINWLARIKIAIGSAKGLAYLHEICNPKIIHRNITASNILLDQNFEPKISDFGLAKQFSNSVTHMSTVVKGTFGYLCPEYFRTQQISDKTDVYSFGVVLLELITGKKPISREGNFQALTSWVAVQLKEALDTDNYSNIVDVKLKNNYSKIEMIRMIYCAAACIYKPAKYRPKMSQIVEVLQGNLASESIWLSSDNTFLKDEC
- the LOC131169254 gene encoding proline-rich receptor-like protein kinase PERK3 isoform X4; the encoded protein is MRIAIHSAKGLLYLHQGRPKIIHRDIKADNILLDNDFEPKAKDRIGQALENNEYTDLVDSRLQEYNEEEMIRMICCAAASVYKPSRSRPIMKQIIRVLEGTIPHVKIMNWKDIETLQGRPTTNLESVLSVERIQITTLRVFTYQELAKTTGGFSNFNLLGEGGFGQVFKGTLPNGMVVAIKKLKHMSRQGENEFMAEIGTLNCIHHRNLVNLIGYCSEKANRLLIYEFIPNNSLRDHLHVSIIAEQDNRVVINWLARIKIAIGSAKGLAYLHEICNPKIIHRNITASNILLDQNFEPKISDFGLAKQFSNSVTHMSTVVKGTFGYLCPEYFRTQQISDKTDVYSFGVVLLELITGKKPISREGNFQALTSWVAVQLKEALDTDNYSNIVDVKLKNNYSKIEMIRMIYCAAACIYKPAKYRPKMSQIVEVLQGNLASESIWLSSDNTFLKDEC
- the LOC131169254 gene encoding proline-rich receptor-like protein kinase PERK3 isoform X3 yields the protein MRIAIHSAKGLLYLHQGCRPKIIHRDIKADNILLDNDFEPKAKDRIGQALENNEYTDLVDSRLQEYNEEEMIRMICCAAASVYKPSRSRPIMKQIIRVLEGTIPHVKIMNWKDIETLQGRPTTNLESVLSVERIQITTLRVFTYQELAKTTGGFSNFNLLGEGGFGQVFKGTLPNGMVVAIKKLKHMSRQGENEFMAEIGTLNCIHHRNLVNLIGYCSEKANRLLIYEFIPNNSLRDHLHVSIIAEQDNRVVINWLARIKIAIGSAKGLAYLHEICNPKIIHRNITASNILLDQNFEPKISDFGLAKQFSNSVTHMSTVVKGTFGYLCPEYFRTQQISDKTDVYSFGVVLLELITGKKPISREGNFQALTSWVAVQLKEALDTDNYSNIVDVKLKNNYSKIEMIRMIYCAAACIYKPAKYRPKMSQIVEVLQGNLASESIWLSSDNTFLKDEC
- the LOC131169254 gene encoding proline-rich receptor-like protein kinase PERK3 isoform X5 codes for the protein MIRMICCAAASVYKPSRSRPIMKQIIRVLEGTIPHVKIMNWKDIETLQGRPTTNLESVLSVERIQITTLRVFTYQELAKTTGGFSNFNLLGEGGFGQVFKGTLPNGMVVAIKKLKHMSRQGENEFMAEIGTLNCIHHRNLVNLIGYCSEKANRLLIYEFIPNNSLRDHLHVSIIAEQDNRVVINWLARIKIAIGSAKGLAYLHEICNPKIIHRNITASNILLDQNFEPKISDFGLAKQFSNSVTHMSTVVKGTFGYLCPEYFRTQQISDKTDVYSFGVVLLELITGKKPISREGNFQALTSWVAVQLKEALDTDNYSNIVDVKLKNNYSKIEMIRMIYCAAACIYKPAKYRPKMSQIVEVLQGNLASESIWLSSDNTFLKDEC